The Crateriforma spongiae sequence GACGCGTTCCATTTCGTCTTTGGACAGCGGCACGTCGCGTGGCAACCGGGCAGCAACCTCCGCACAGCGCGCACGCAAGCTTTCCCGCAATTCCAACGTCGGCGGGACTTCTTTCAAATGACTGGTTTTTCGCCGGCCTTTGGGCTCGTTCGACGGAGCAACCGGACTGGTCGTCGCGGCTCCAGATACTTCGCTGGGGCGGAGTCCTGTGGACAAACCGATTTCCTTTTGTTGGTGAACTCTGGAAGCGAAAACCAAATGATCATCGGGGCGAATCGTCTGCCAACCCGATGGCGGGCGATCCGGTGGTGCGCCGACCGCGTCCGACGTGGACAAACCGCGGATGTTGATCGGTGCGGTGATCGTGGGTGACAGGCGGGCGGTCGAAGATTCGGGAACCTTGGCCGGTGTTTGATGGCGGGTCATTCATGTACGGCGACCTGAAACAGGCTTCGCCGGGTGCGACCATTCTATCGAGGCCTAGCCCGGCTTGCGGCCCATTTCCGATGAATCCGGGGCAATTGATCGCAGGAAAGTCGCCAACGCCGCGATGCTGAAAACGATCGGATACAGTCGCTCGTGGTACCAAAGCTTTGCAAAATAGAAGCCGATCGGCCAGGGCTCCGGCGTCGTGTCGGCCCGCCATCGGTCCACCAGGAAACCGGCGCCGCGGGTGATCGCGGCCAGGCAAGCTTTGCGGTCAATTCCAGCGGATTGCCGTGGTTCGCCGTCTTGACCGATTTCGGCGGTCTGCATCAGCACCCGTCCGAGGGCTTCGACGGCCTGGGCGGTTTCCTCGACCGAACTTTCGACGGCCCCCGGCACGGTCGAATCGGTGACGTCACGCCGGACCGATCTCCCGTCGCCGCGATGGTTCCAATCGGTTGCGTTATAACGGCCGACGGATTTGCCGCCCCCCCAGCCTCCATCGGCGTTCTGGTGGTCGATCAGCCAACGGGTGCCTTTGGCAAGCATCGACGTCAATTCTTTCAGCCCCATCCGCGGCGTCGTGGGCCGGTTCGGTTCGGCCGCTTGTTCCGATTGGCGTTTCCACTGGTCCGCGATGCAGACCAATACGCGAGCGGTCCCGTAAACCGGATTTTCTTCGTCGTCGCGGTCTTGGTTACCGAACCACAGGGGCGTCCAAGATCCGTCGTCGCGGTGTTGGCGTCGCAAGAAGCGAAACCCAAAAGCCACGGCCGCGTCGATGGCGCGGATCAAGTTTTCGTCCCTGATCGATCCGGTGGCCACCGCCGCCTGCAACGCGCGAATCGCATGGGCGGTCAAGTCGGTGCTGCTGCGGTCGAACGGCAGTTTGCCCCAGCCTCGGCAAAACGTCGGCCAGCCACCGTTGCGGTTCTGCAGACGGATCAGCCAAAGGACACCGTCCATCACCGCGCGGTCGATGTCTTGCTGCTTCGCCAGAGCGACCGATTCACGGGCACGGCACAACGCCAGAATCGCCGCCGGGGTGTCATCGCTGTCGGGCACTGCACCCGACAGATCCGTCCATCCCCAGCCGCCGGGCTCGGCACCTGTGAACGGATGACGCTTGCGGTGTTGGCATGCCAGATGCCAATCGACCCAAGCCTCGTCGCACCAACGTTGGTCGTCCGAATCATCGGTCGACAAAGCCAACACTGATAGCGACGTGACCCATGTGGCCAGATTCGTATCGATCGGCCAACTGCCTTCGTCGGTCATCGAACGCAACAGAAACAACAGCCCCTGTCGCGCGACCGTCACATTGCTGCGTCCGGTCGCCGCCAGACTCATCACCACGAATGCGGTCAAGGGTGTTGCTTCTAAATAGCCACCGCTTTCGGGCTGCATGTCTCGCAAAACTTCCATCGTACGGTCCACGCTGGCCGAACGAATCCAACGCACCGGAGGCAACGGCTTGGGCCCCAGCAGAAAACGCGCCTGTCCCATCGCCACCAACGCCGGGACCGCATAGCTGACCACCGGCACTTGTAAGAAACGATACATCGACTGTGGGAACACCGCCGCTTCGAACGGTAACGCCGGAATGTGCCCCCAATCCAGCAAGCCAGCGATGGCCAGATTCGTCATGATCGGGACGACGAACGTCTTGTCCTTTCCGTAACGTCGCCGAAGTGCATCCAATCCACCGGTGCGATCGATGTAGCCCTGCAGTCCTTTCAAAACACCACTGGATAGACCGTTTCCCGGCCCGAGAGCTTGGGCTGCCAATTCCGATGCCGCTAGAACCAGATAGCTGGTCGCGATGTTGGACAGGCTGCGGTCGGTGTCGCCGAATCCTCCGTCGCTGTTCTGCTGCGTTGCCAAATAGGCGATGCCCCGCTCGATCGACTCGGTCACGTTGGCCGCCGTCATCTCCGGTGCAACGTGCTGTAAGCCGAACAGCGGTCCTGTGGCGTCCAGTGATTGGTTCTGGCGATCCATCAACAATGCGGACATCGCGCTGACCGCGGTCGCCGTTCCCAAAGCCGACGGCGACAAGGTTCCGGTCCAATGCGACTGCATGCCCCGATCTTGCATCAATTGATCGCGCAGCGTATCCAGCGTCGCTCGGGCTTGGCGTCGCAGCGTCGTAACGGCGTCGGCGGCAATCGGATCCGGACTGGACATGAAAATTCTTGTTTTCGTTGCTTTTTTTGAGCGCCCCGCATGGGCGAATTCAGTGCCATGGCTGGGGAAGACTCGGGTGCGGCAAATGCCCCGGGAACATCCGAAAACTGGTAAATTTTTGCCGCGTTTCGGGTTCGCCCAACAGGACATCCATCGTATCCGACGCGACTTTTCCATCCAGCCGCCGCGCCGACATCAGCCGATGGCGGTTCACGATCATGTTCCGCCCGGATGATCCGGCGGCACGACCGATCCGGCGGCCCATTGAATGAAGGGAATTCAGATGCAGCGACCAGTCACGACCGGACCCGCCAGCGAATCATCACCGTTGTGGGGGCGGATCCGCGAGTTTTCGTTCGATCACGGCGACGAACAACTGACCTTTGCGGCGCGTCTGGCCAGAGAGAACGGATGGAGCCAAGTCTTTGCCAACCGTGCCATCCAAGAATACAAACGGTTCATCTACTTGGCCGTTTGTTCGGGGCACAGCGTGACCCCGTCCGATGAAGTCGATCAGGTTTGGCATCTGCACCTGACCTACACCCGTTCGTACTGGCACGATTGGTGCCGTGACACATTGGGCAAAGAGATTCACCACGGTCCGACCAAGGGTGGACGCAGCGAAGGCGAAAAATTTGACCAGTGGTACCGCCGCACCAAGGACAGCTATCGCGAACACTTTGGCGAAGACCCACCGTCGGATTTATGGCCGGCGCCCGACGTTCGATTCGGACCGGACACTCAGTGCCGCCGGATCAACACGAATCGAAATTGGGTGTTGCCAAAGCCGACGTTCATGACAGGCCTTCGCACCGGAGCCGGTGTTGCACTGCCCGCCGTCGCAGGTGGTGGCCTGTGGTTGATGCTGGCCGACGAAAATCCCTTCGTCGAAAAGAACGATTCGTTCAGCCTGGCAACCGACGGCTGGATCCTGTTTGTCGGGTTCGTCCTGGTCGTTTTCGCGCTGAAGACAATTGGTCTTGTTGTGTTCGGCGGCAAGAAGCGACGTCGTGGCGGCCGCGGTGGAAAGTCCGGCGGATCATCGGGGTGTGCGTCTGACGGCGGCGGCGGATTCTTTTTCGGCGGCGACTCGTCGTGCGGATCCGATTCGGGATGCAGCTCCGGGTGCGGTGCCGGATGTGGCGGCGGTTGCGGTTCGTGACCGGTCGACCGGAGAAAGCCTGCGTTCAAAGCGGCTGCCGAACTTCGTCCTGAGGCTCGGCGGCCAATTGCGCGACAACCCGTGAACTGTCTCTATCCTTGAGCCGATGATCACAGTTAGCGCAAAGATGTGGCCCGGATCAGGCTGCGGTTCCTCCCGCAGCAGCCGACTGTAGCTCACGCACCAGTCGGTCCGGATTCAAGGGCTTGCTGAACCATTCGCGGATGCCCGTCTCTCCGCCATCTTCCAGGCCCATTTCCGATGGGCTGGAACCGCTGACCGCGAACACCGGAAGTGTTTTGCCTTGTGCTTTGATCCGCTGAAGGAACGTCGGTCCGTCGCAGTGCGGCAGGTTCATGTCCAACAAAACGAAATCCGGTTTCAAGCCGTCTTCAATGGCATGAAGTGCCTGATCACCGTCGTTCGCGGTCGTCACGGCAAAACCGTAATGCCGCAGAAGCCCCGCCAACAACTCGCGCTCATTCGCGTCGTCTTCGATTAAGAGGATCGCTTCTTCACGCTCGGCCGGTTCTTCTGGTCGGAGAACACTTTCCAGGTTGGTGAAGCTATTCATCAGACGACCGAGAGTTTCTTCGATCTCATCGTATCGCTCGAGCTGAATCTGGCGGCGAAGCAAGCTTAAACCGATCGTTGCGCCATTCAGAAGATTCTTGATCGCGTGTCGATGCTCGGCATCCAAGGTCTGCGAACGAGCTTCGATTGCCGCCACATAATCTTGGTCATCTGCCAATTCCGATCGCACGATCGGCACATTGGCCGGAGCATCCAAACCGACGCTGACCACCTTCCCGCGTACCCGCAAAACCTTGACGGTGATGCCTAGCGAAGGGAAGAGTACGTTCTCGTTCTCACGACGGGACAAAACGAGCATGGCGGTCTCCATTCCATACTTGGATTGATCATGCCTAAAGCCCTTTGATAGCCATCCAAAGGCTACCAGATGACGTCCTGCCAAAACCGAACCAGATCGGGGGTATCGACACCATTCCATGGCGACTTACCGACGCACAAAGGTGTATCAGTTTGAGCACTGTCGGTCAACAACTTTTCAACAAATCTTTGTTGCGACTTTCCGCAATCGCGCCCGTTTAGCAATTTGAGCGGTGTTCGAGGATGCACTGACGTGTTCGCAGGAATGCTCGGACGCTCTGACGTTGCGCATCTGCCATGGCCCTTCAAAGTGCGCGCGAGCGCATGGATTAAGTGCGGTGCCATCGTCACTTTTGGATCAGTCGCGTAGCCGGACGAAAGGTCGCAAGACATCGAACAGCCGATCGGGTTCGATCGGTTTGACCAAGTGATCATCGAATCCCGATTCAAGCGCCTTCTTCCGGTCCTCCGATTGCCCGTATCCGGTCAGTGCAATCATGCGCGTTCCGCCCAACTGCTGGTCGGATCTTGTCACCCGCGCGATTTCATAGCCATCAAGTTCGGGCAGTCCGATGTCGACCAACGCGACGTCAGGCTGATACTGTCGAATTTGTTCCAATCCCGCGCAACCGTTGTCGGCGGTCACGACCTCCAACCCCTCCAGTTCCAGCAACGAAGCCAGCATCTCAGCGGCATCCGGATTGTCTTCGATCAAGACGACACGATTGCCCACCGGACGTGGCCCCGGCTGTGGGGCAGGTTGCAGAGGTTTCTGTAGTTGATTCTTGGCAAGCGGCAGTCGGACGACAAACTCACTGCCTTGACCGGTTCCATCGCTGTGGACGCTGACCTTTCCATCGTGAAGATCGACCAAAGACTTCACCAACGTCAAACCAACACCCATGCCGCCTTGGGCGCGATCAAGCGTGGCTTCGGATTGCACGAACAATTCAAAGATGCTTTCCAGCAGTTCCGGCGGGATTCCGACACCGTTGTCCGACACCCGGATGATCGCGTTGTCGTCTTCCTTGCCAACCGACAACCGAATTTCGCCGCCGTCGTGCGTGTATTTGGAGGCATTGGTCAACAGATTGACTTGAATCTGTTGAATCCGTGCTTGGCTGCCCCAAATCAGGATGGGCTCGTCCGCAACGTTGCAAACCAACGTTTGTTGATGCTGCTTGATATAGCCATCGATGGTTTCCAGGGTTGGTGGGATCGTATCACGCAGATCAACCAAGTCGTTCTGCAGTTCAATCTTACCCTGCGTGACGCGTGCCACGTCCAGTAAGTCGTTCATCAACGTCGCCATTTGCTTGGTTTGTCTTTGAACGACTTGATAGGCATTGGATTGGTCCATCGTCGTCGTATCGGACTGATCCATCAGGTAAGTGGCGTTCAGGATGGCCGCCAACGGATTTCGAAGCTCATGCGACAGCATGGCCAAAAACTCATCGCGTCGCCGAACCGATTCTTTCAGCGCCGAATTGGCATCCTTCAGCGAACAAATGTCGGTCAACGTCAAGACAACGCCGTCGATATCAGCACCACTGCGGTAGGGCAAAATCCGCAGCATGAACCAAGTCCCGTTCAGGTCTTGGGTTTCGAAGCTAAGCGGTTGCTGAGTTTTTAGAACTTGCTCGGCATGTTCCACTAAGTTTTCATGCTGAAGTTTGTAGGTAAAGCTATCGATTCGACGACCAATGTCTTGCTTTAGAAAACTAAAGGTCTCGCCGATTTTCGGAGTGAATTTCCGAATGCATAGATTCCGGTCCAGGAAGATCGTGTGAAGATCCGTGCTGAGCAGCAGGTTGTCCATATCGCGAGTGATCTCGGTCAACTCGCTGATCTTGGTTTGGTGTTCAGCGTTGACGGTGTAAAGCTCTTCGTTGACGCTGTGAAGCTCCTCGTTGGTGCTCTGCAATTCTTCGTTCGACGCCACCAATTCTTCGTTGGTCGCCTGCAATTCCTCGTTGCTGGTTTCCAGTTCTTCGATGGTTGCTTGCAGATTCTCGCGAGCGTATCGCAGTTCCGTTTCCAAGCGTGCCACCTGTTCGGACGACGCGCTGGCCATGTCCAAGTTACTGTCGGGTTCGACAATCACCGCAGGCTGGTTTTCGGAAACCTCGACGGAAATCAGGTAGGCAGGTGGGCGTTTCTGTGCTGTTTCGATGGGACGAATGACGACGGTGGCTAAACGATCTTCACCATCAGGCAAGGTGACGGGGACTCCGCGGAACGTGATCGGGTTGTTCTCGCGGGTAGCGCGGTGGAATGCTGCCGACACCGCGGTACGTAATTCTGGCGGCAGCGAATCCAGCACGTCCCGTGAAGGCCGCCCCGGGCGATACCGCATGAAGTCGCCGCCGTTTCCAAAAACGTGCAGCAACCGACGAGACTCATCCACCAGAATTCCGTGAGGAATGTAGTGGTTCAGCAAGTTGTCATAGATGCCGATCAGGCTTTCATCGGTGCCGCGCATTCGGGGTGTGGCCGATACGCCGGCATTCGGATTGCGAAAGCCTTCGGTCGACCCCAGCGGTAGTGCACCTTCGGTCGGCAAGCGTACGTCACGCCGTTTTCGGTACAGCTTCCAATAGGATTCCAATGTGTCAAATTCATCGGCCAGTTCGCCGATCGATTCGCTGGGCCCCAAGAATAGGACTCCGCCCGTTTTCAAGGCGAAGTGAAACATCGAGATGGCTTTTTTCTGCGCCGGATTCTGAAAATAGATCAGCAGATTGCGGCAAGTGACCAAATCGATTTTGGTAAACGGGGCGTCTTTAATCAGATTGTGCGGCGCAAAGACGACCCACTGGCGAATTTCGGGAATGATCTGGTATCCGTCACGAGTCTTGACGAAATATTCATCCCGATGTTCGGCAAACATGTCGGCCAAAGCCGATTCGTGGTAGATCCCCTGGCTGGCATGGTGTAGTGAATCCTGGTGAACATCGGTTGCAAAAATTTTGACGTTCAGGTTGCGGTCGATCGCTTTGAGTTGCTGATGGATCAAGATCGCAAGTGAGTAGGCTTCTTCGCCCGTGCCACATCCGGACACCCAAACACGAAATTCTTCACCCGGATTGAGGTTTTCTAGAAGCGGTGTGATTTGATCCGATAGCCTTTCGAACGCTTCACCGTCACGGAAAAACTGGGTGACACCGATCAGCAGGTCTTTGTAAAGGGCGTTCAGCTCCCCGGGATCTTCCATCAACCATTTGACGTAGTCCGACAAACTGTTGACGCTCTTTAATGCCAGGCGGCGTTCGATCCGTCGGGTGACCGTGGAAACTTTGTAGTATGAAAAGTCGATGCCATAAGCGTCACGCAATAGTTTGAACAGACCGCCAATGTCGTCATCTTGCACGGCTGTTTCCTTCAGCATGCTTCTGGCGACTTCGGCCGGATCAGGATTCTCGATGTAGTGTTGCAACGCCTGTGGAATTTCATCGGGTGGCAACACGAGGTCGACCAGTCCCGTGTCCAGCGCGCTGCGTGGCATACCATCAAACTTGGCCGAATCTTCCGATTGGCAGATCACCATACCCCCGCAGTTGTGAATTTCTTCGATACCGCGTGATCCATCGCTGCCCGTGCCGCTTAAGATCACCGCGACCGCCCGGTGCCCCATTTCGTGAGCCAACGAACGCATGAAGTGATCGATCGGAAGCGTCAGTGACTGGGATGGATCCTTGTCGGTTAGCAGCAGTTTGCCATCGGAAATGATCATTTCCTTTTTGGGCGGAATCAGATAAATCGAATTGGGGCGTACCTCCATTCGATCTTCCACTCGATTGATCGACATGCTGGTCCATCGTGCCAGCAATTCGTCCATCAAACTCTTGAAGTCGGGCGATAGGTGTTGGACGACGACGAACGCCATCCCGGTGTCCGGCTTCATCAAGCCGAAAAACCGCTCCAGAGCTTCAAGGCCTCCGGCGGATGCTCCGATTCCCACGACGTAGGTAGGGCTGTCGGCTGATCTTGCGTTCATCTGTTTTCTCGTCAATGAGAGCCCCGGTCTGCTTCAGATTCCTGCAGATCCGTGTGAGGTCACATTGATCCCATGTAGGAAGTTCTCCTTCAAGTGAATTGTCACATGAATCCCACGTGTGCGTCGATGCGCACCATGGAGCGACCGGTGTGCTGCTTCGCTACAGCGAACTCTGCTTCGCAAGACACAACGTTTTATGGCCGCCTGAACTCAAACGCCTCGATTTCATCGACGATGCACTTGTGGTGAATTCAGTGCTCGCGTCCGGTGACCAGGCGAGCGGGCATGTGGCTGACCGAGTTCAGCCAATCCAAATGCCAAGCCTCATTCGCCCAGCGCAGACGACTGATGCCGACATTGACGATCGGTCCCAGACGTTGCATGTCCACGACGTCACCGATCATTTGGGCCAGCAACGCGCGAATGAAATCGGCGTGGATGACGGCGACAACCGTCATGTCGGAATCACCAAATTCATCAATGAAGCGCCCAACAACACTGGCAGCACGTCGAACCGTTTCGTCTTCCGCTTCGCGGTCCGGTCGATCCCACCAACCTTGGTCGCCGATGGTGTCGTCGATGACGCATTGTTCGCGGTCGGAATGAGCCAGTTTGATGATTTGCCTTCGCGATAATCCCGGCGCGCCGCTGTAGGTCGCGTCGTTGTACCCGTTGAAGCAGCCGCCACGTTCAAACACGTTGTGCCAAACGCAAACCGGTCGTGGCGATTGATCCAGATAGATCCGCGTGGTTTCCAACGTGCGTCGGAAAGGGCTGGTGATCAGCACGTCATGACGAAAGGTCGTCATCCACTGGGCCAGGTGCTGTGCCTGCAGGCGGCCGCGCGCCGTCAGCGGCGGATCACAAACCCGCTGGTGTGTCGGCCGGGCGTTGTTTTGGCTTTCGGCGTGACGGATCAGGTACAGCTTCATTGCATCGATGGGTCGAAAGACGTCGACGGATTCTGTCGACGCCTTGCCGGGTCGAACAAACGTGTACGCACGTAATCGATCATCATCCACTGTAAAAACACCAGGGCCACCGGCAGGGCGAACAACAAGAACTGCATCAATGCTTGTTGCTGCATCCACGCGGGCGCAAACCGCATCATCATGACCAAAATTGCCATCACCAGCGAACCGTTGACGAACAACAGCAAACAGGTGACCAATGACGACGCGATCGTGAACAGACATCCGGTCGCCAGCGCACCGCTGTGACCAATCGAAACCTCCGCAGGTTCCGGTTCGGTCGCCAAGGAGCGTGCCCGCTGGCCGATTGCGGCCGAAGTGGCCGGTCCAGGTGCGTTATTGGGTTGTGGTCGACGTTCGGTGGTCATTGGCCGACCAGGGGCAACACCTGGCTCATCAAAAGTGTCATCGTCAGCCCACCGAGTGAAAGGACGGCCAGCAACGGCGTCCAGCTGCGTAGCGATTCGGCTTCGGTCAGACCACCCATCTTGGCGAAGATCCAGAATCCGCTGTCGTTCATCCAGCTGCCCATCAGAGATCCCGAACCGACCGCGGTGGCGACGTAGACCATGTGGTATTCCGGTTTGGTGTCACCGATGATCGCCGACATCATGGCCGATCCGATGATCATGGCCACGGTGCTGCTGCCTTGGGCGACCTTCAGCACCGCTGCAATGGCCCAGCCCAACAGCAACAGTGTGACACCGCTGGCGTCGGAACCGGCGAACAATTGCCGAATCGATTCGCTGACTTTGGTGTCAGTCAGCATCGCACCGAACGCGCCACCGGCGGCGGTGATCAGGATAATGACACCGCCGGACATCAAGGCTTCTTCGACGTCGGTCCCCAGGGCACGCCAGGAAAGACTGCGGACGGCCTTCAACGTCAGCATCG is a genomic window containing:
- a CDS encoding prenyltransferase/squalene oxidase repeat-containing protein, whose protein sequence is MSSPDPIAADAVTTLRRQARATLDTLRDQLMQDRGMQSHWTGTLSPSALGTATAVSAMSALLMDRQNQSLDATGPLFGLQHVAPEMTAANVTESIERGIAYLATQQNSDGGFGDTDRSLSNIATSYLVLAASELAAQALGPGNGLSSGVLKGLQGYIDRTGGLDALRRRYGKDKTFVVPIMTNLAIAGLLDWGHIPALPFEAAVFPQSMYRFLQVPVVSYAVPALVAMGQARFLLGPKPLPPVRWIRSASVDRTMEVLRDMQPESGGYLEATPLTAFVVMSLAATGRSNVTVARQGLLFLLRSMTDEGSWPIDTNLATWVTSLSVLALSTDDSDDQRWCDEAWVDWHLACQHRKRHPFTGAEPGGWGWTDLSGAVPDSDDTPAAILALCRARESVALAKQQDIDRAVMDGVLWLIRLQNRNGGWPTFCRGWGKLPFDRSSTDLTAHAIRALQAAVATGSIRDENLIRAIDAAVAFGFRFLRRQHRDDGSWTPLWFGNQDRDDEENPVYGTARVLVCIADQWKRQSEQAAEPNRPTTPRMGLKELTSMLAKGTRWLIDHQNADGGWGGGKSVGRYNATDWNHRGDGRSVRRDVTDSTVPGAVESSVEETAQAVEALGRVLMQTAEIGQDGEPRQSAGIDRKACLAAITRGAGFLVDRWRADTTPEPWPIGFYFAKLWYHERLYPIVFSIAALATFLRSIAPDSSEMGRKPG
- a CDS encoding histidine phosphatase family protein produces the protein MKLYLIRHAESQNNARPTHQRVCDPPLTARGRLQAQHLAQWMTTFRHDVLITSPFRRTLETTRIYLDQSPRPVCVWHNVFERGGCFNGYNDATYSGAPGLSRRQIIKLAHSDREQCVIDDTIGDQGWWDRPDREAEDETVRRAASVVGRFIDEFGDSDMTVVAVIHADFIRALLAQMIGDVVDMQRLGPIVNVGISRLRWANEAWHLDWLNSVSHMPARLVTGREH
- a CDS encoding response regulator; amino-acid sequence: MLVLSRRENENVLFPSLGITVKVLRVRGKVVSVGLDAPANVPIVRSELADDQDYVAAIEARSQTLDAEHRHAIKNLLNGATIGLSLLRRQIQLERYDEIEETLGRLMNSFTNLESVLRPEEPAEREEAILLIEDDANERELLAGLLRHYGFAVTTANDGDQALHAIEDGLKPDFVLLDMNLPHCDGPTFLQRIKAQGKTLPVFAVSGSSPSEMGLEDGGETGIREWFSKPLNPDRLVRELQSAAAGGTAA
- a CDS encoding glycine-rich domain-containing protein is translated as MQRPVTTGPASESSPLWGRIREFSFDHGDEQLTFAARLARENGWSQVFANRAIQEYKRFIYLAVCSGHSVTPSDEVDQVWHLHLTYTRSYWHDWCRDTLGKEIHHGPTKGGRSEGEKFDQWYRRTKDSYREHFGEDPPSDLWPAPDVRFGPDTQCRRINTNRNWVLPKPTFMTGLRTGAGVALPAVAGGGLWLMLADENPFVEKNDSFSLATDGWILFVGFVLVVFALKTIGLVVFGGKKRRRGGRGGKSGGSSGCASDGGGGFFFGGDSSCGSDSGCSSGCGAGCGGGCGS
- a CDS encoding chemotaxis protein CheB produces the protein MNARSADSPTYVVGIGASAGGLEALERFFGLMKPDTGMAFVVVQHLSPDFKSLMDELLARWTSMSINRVEDRMEVRPNSIYLIPPKKEMIISDGKLLLTDKDPSQSLTLPIDHFMRSLAHEMGHRAVAVILSGTGSDGSRGIEEIHNCGGMVICQSEDSAKFDGMPRSALDTGLVDLVLPPDEIPQALQHYIENPDPAEVARSMLKETAVQDDDIGGLFKLLRDAYGIDFSYYKVSTVTRRIERRLALKSVNSLSDYVKWLMEDPGELNALYKDLLIGVTQFFRDGEAFERLSDQITPLLENLNPGEEFRVWVSGCGTGEEAYSLAILIHQQLKAIDRNLNVKIFATDVHQDSLHHASQGIYHESALADMFAEHRDEYFVKTRDGYQIIPEIRQWVVFAPHNLIKDAPFTKIDLVTCRNLLIYFQNPAQKKAISMFHFALKTGGVLFLGPSESIGELADEFDTLESYWKLYRKRRDVRLPTEGALPLGSTEGFRNPNAGVSATPRMRGTDESLIGIYDNLLNHYIPHGILVDESRRLLHVFGNGGDFMRYRPGRPSRDVLDSLPPELRTAVSAAFHRATRENNPITFRGVPVTLPDGEDRLATVVIRPIETAQKRPPAYLISVEVSENQPAVIVEPDSNLDMASASSEQVARLETELRYARENLQATIEELETSNEELQATNEELVASNEELQSTNEELHSVNEELYTVNAEHQTKISELTEITRDMDNLLLSTDLHTIFLDRNLCIRKFTPKIGETFSFLKQDIGRRIDSFTYKLQHENLVEHAEQVLKTQQPLSFETQDLNGTWFMLRILPYRSGADIDGVVLTLTDICSLKDANSALKESVRRRDEFLAMLSHELRNPLAAILNATYLMDQSDTTTMDQSNAYQVVQRQTKQMATLMNDLLDVARVTQGKIELQNDLVDLRDTIPPTLETIDGYIKQHQQTLVCNVADEPILIWGSQARIQQIQVNLLTNASKYTHDGGEIRLSVGKEDDNAIIRVSDNGVGIPPELLESIFELFVQSEATLDRAQGGMGVGLTLVKSLVDLHDGKVSVHSDGTGQGSEFVVRLPLAKNQLQKPLQPAPQPGPRPVGNRVVLIEDNPDAAEMLASLLELEGLEVVTADNGCAGLEQIRQYQPDVALVDIGLPELDGYEIARVTRSDQQLGGTRMIALTGYGQSEDRKKALESGFDDHLVKPIEPDRLFDVLRPFVRLRD